One Fontisphaera persica DNA window includes the following coding sequences:
- a CDS encoding tetratricopeptide repeat protein: protein MANLQELYDEAMFDFSMGDWDACIAKLNTILAEDPQHFDAQLSLGMAYCRKGDFARAIEEGHKAEKMRPNEQLVHTNLSLFYMRAGDKQKAEHHGLQARIASWRGNMAPPPAAGSAPGDDAELKMAQAPPPPPVKTSVKVPDMPWKKKS, encoded by the coding sequence ATGGCAAATTTGCAGGAATTATACGACGAGGCCATGTTCGATTTCAGCATGGGGGACTGGGATGCCTGCATTGCCAAGTTGAACACTATTCTGGCAGAAGACCCCCAGCATTTTGACGCCCAGCTTTCTCTGGGGATGGCTTATTGCCGCAAGGGGGACTTCGCCAGAGCTATCGAAGAGGGGCACAAGGCTGAAAAAATGCGCCCCAATGAACAATTGGTACACACCAATTTGAGCCTTTTTTACATGCGGGCGGGGGACAAACAAAAGGCGGAGCATCATGGACTGCAGGCGCGGATTGCCTCGTGGCGCGGCAACATGGCTCCTCCACCGGCGGCGGGGAGTGCTCCGGGAGACGATGCGGAATTGAAAATGGCCCAGGCGCCACCGCCTCCGCCTGTGAAAACGAGTGTCAAAGTGCCGGACATGCCTTGGAAGAAAAAATCATGA
- a CDS encoding Gfo/Idh/MocA family protein: MKTARTLSRRSFLRTSAATTAAATLAALDLSRFAHAAGSDLIKVGMIGCGGRNSGAALQALNADKGARLVAMHDYFLDRVHNKREVLKAQKPEQVQVDDDHCFSGFDGYKKVIEASDVVLIANAAKFHPVQTLAAIQAGKHVFTEKPHGIDPAGVKMMQAAANLAREKKLCLVSGLHSRYHAGYEETVKRIHDGAIGDIVSIEENFLRAPYGLGDRNPKHSELEWQISIQYRFVWLSGDDVVQSLVHNLDRASWCMKEAAPLRCHGMGGRSTMVEGKYGNVFDHHAVVYLFPNNIRLYAFCRTTTFCYDEYSSLVFGTKGRANIMSCRISGETNWRWEGQCDPYQVEHDRLFAAIRAGEPINNGDYMCRSTMIAVMGQISCYTGKEVTWEQINASNFAYPPLAEECKDGMDAPVKPGPDGSYPVYIPGKTQLI; this comes from the coding sequence ATGAAAACCGCACGCACATTAAGCCGTCGCTCCTTCCTGCGCACCAGCGCCGCCACCACCGCCGCCGCCACCCTGGCGGCCCTGGACCTTTCCCGTTTTGCCCATGCCGCCGGCAGCGACCTTATCAAGGTGGGCATGATTGGTTGTGGGGGACGCAACAGCGGAGCTGCCTTGCAGGCATTGAATGCCGACAAAGGGGCGCGCCTGGTGGCCATGCATGATTATTTTCTGGACCGTGTCCACAACAAACGCGAAGTGCTCAAGGCGCAAAAACCTGAACAGGTGCAGGTGGATGATGACCATTGTTTCAGCGGGTTTGACGGGTATAAAAAGGTGATTGAAGCCTCCGATGTGGTGCTGATTGCCAATGCGGCCAAGTTTCATCCCGTGCAAACGCTGGCGGCCATCCAGGCCGGCAAGCATGTGTTCACGGAAAAGCCGCATGGGATTGACCCGGCAGGCGTCAAGATGATGCAAGCCGCCGCCAATCTGGCCAGGGAGAAGAAGCTCTGCCTGGTTTCCGGCCTGCACAGCCGTTACCACGCCGGTTATGAAGAGACGGTGAAACGCATTCATGATGGGGCCATTGGCGACATTGTATCCATCGAGGAAAATTTCCTGCGCGCGCCTTATGGATTGGGTGACCGCAACCCCAAACATTCCGAACTCGAATGGCAGATTAGCATCCAATACCGCTTTGTCTGGTTGAGCGGCGATGACGTGGTGCAATCCCTGGTGCACAACCTGGACCGGGCCAGTTGGTGCATGAAGGAAGCCGCTCCACTGCGCTGCCACGGCATGGGGGGGCGCTCGACGATGGTGGAGGGCAAATACGGCAACGTGTTTGACCACCACGCTGTAGTGTATCTATTCCCCAACAACATCCGTTTGTATGCCTTCTGCCGCACCACCACCTTCTGTTACGACGAATACTCAAGCCTGGTCTTCGGCACCAAGGGCCGGGCCAACATCATGAGCTGCCGCATCAGCGGAGAAACCAACTGGCGCTGGGAAGGCCAGTGCGACCCCTATCAGGTTGAACATGACCGCCTCTTTGCGGCGATTCGCGCCGGGGAACCCATTAACAACGGCGATTATATGTGCCGGAGCACCATGATTGCGGTCATGGGCCAAATTTCCTGTTACACCGGCAAAGAGGTGACCTGGGAGCAAATCAACGCCTCCAACTTCGCTTATCCGCCACTGGCCGAGGAGTGCAAAGACGGCATGGACGCGCCGGTCAAACCCGGGCCGGATGGCAGTTACCCCGTGTATATCCCCGGCAAAACTCAGCTTATCTGA
- a CDS encoding response regulator transcription factor, with protein MMDTTDTLRVVLLEDSAPIRHRLKKLLAEHAHVRVVADTSSVQEALQALAETAPDVVIVDIDLPDGTGMDLLRHVYHHRLRIVSIVLTNYDTPEFRLCCKALGASHYLVKSEEFDQVPEVLRQLQMARG; from the coding sequence ATGATGGATACCACGGATACCTTGCGGGTGGTGCTGTTGGAAGACAGCGCCCCCATCCGCCATCGCTTGAAAAAGCTGCTGGCGGAGCATGCCCATGTCCGGGTGGTGGCCGACACCTCCTCCGTGCAGGAGGCGTTGCAGGCTTTGGCGGAGACGGCCCCCGACGTGGTCATTGTGGATATTGATTTGCCGGATGGCACAGGCATGGACCTCTTGCGCCACGTGTACCACCACCGCCTGCGCATCGTGTCCATCGTGCTGACCAATTACGATACGCCCGAATTCCGGCTGTGTTGCAAGGCCTTGGGCGCAAGTCATTACCTGGTCAAGTCCGAGGAATTTGACCAGGTGCCGGAGGTATTACGGCAGTTGCAAATGGCCAGAGGCTGA
- a CDS encoding rhomboid family protein gives MLSDRAYMQDSEDSGFRVWRASTILMAVMVACFALQHINAAFIRKPDYYFYLALSPDGIRQWYLWQPVTYMFLHVGLFHLLFNLLGIYFFGRVVESYLGWKKFLTIFFAGGILGGFLQVLLGFFWPDWFAGGHYDRLLQPAGEVYGSSAGVCALLAVFCMLEPRARILLFFLIPVQASHLLYGALAIALFFTVVPTDPGVAHAAHLGGLLTGMGLIKLGFHLEYGGLWNRLPDPRDWLPRRKAKTVSPRGPVASESLSGEDIDPILDKISAQGIHSLTAEERRILEAARKRISR, from the coding sequence ACTCGGGTTTCCGGGTCTGGCGGGCCAGCACCATCCTGATGGCGGTGATGGTGGCGTGTTTCGCTTTGCAACACATCAATGCCGCCTTCATCCGCAAACCGGACTACTACTTTTACCTTGCTCTCAGTCCGGACGGCATCCGGCAATGGTACTTGTGGCAGCCCGTGACCTACATGTTCTTGCATGTCGGGCTGTTTCACCTGTTGTTTAATTTGCTGGGCATTTACTTTTTCGGCCGGGTGGTGGAGTCCTATCTGGGCTGGAAGAAGTTTCTCACCATTTTCTTTGCCGGCGGCATTTTGGGGGGATTCCTGCAAGTATTATTGGGATTTTTCTGGCCGGACTGGTTTGCCGGGGGGCATTACGACCGGCTGTTGCAACCGGCGGGGGAAGTGTACGGCTCTTCGGCCGGGGTGTGCGCCCTGCTGGCCGTTTTTTGCATGTTGGAGCCGCGGGCGCGCATTCTCCTGTTTTTCCTCATCCCCGTGCAGGCCAGCCATCTGCTTTATGGGGCTTTGGCCATTGCCCTGTTCTTTACAGTGGTGCCCACGGACCCCGGCGTGGCGCATGCCGCCCACCTGGGAGGGCTGCTGACGGGCATGGGCCTGATTAAATTAGGTTTTCACCTGGAATACGGCGGCTTGTGGAATCGCCTGCCGGACCCCCGGGACTGGTTGCCGCGGCGAAAAGCAAAAACGGTCTCGCCACGGGGTCCGGTGGCATCAGAGTCATTGAGCGGGGAGGATATTGACCCGATTCTGGACAAAATTTCCGCACAAGGCATCCACAGTTTGACGGCCGAAGAACGGCGCATTTTGGAAGCTGCCCGCAAACGCATTTCACGATAA
- a CDS encoding ATP-dependent Clp protease ATP-binding subunit, with protein MADESMSNFTPRAQQVLALARKEADRFNHNFVGTEHLLLGLIKLGQGVAVNVLQRMGLDLETLRMEVEKLVGTGPDQKVVGNIPYTPRVKKVLALASKEAKALNHTYVGTEHILLGLLREGDGVAARVLKNLDVDLEQTRQEILKELNPDFQGQEESMPGEAQEKGPGPAAPGPGEKKGEVKTPALKAFGRDLTEIARRGELDPVIGRKAEIERVTQILCRRTKNNPVLLGEAGVGKTAIVEGLAQEIARGNVPELLRDKRVITLDLALMVAGTKYRGQFEERIKAVMDEIRRSKNVILFIDELHTIVGAGSAEGTMDASNIIKPALSRGEMQCIGATTLNEYRKYIEKDAALERRFQSVKVEEPSIEDAIQILKGLRPKYEEHHKAEITDAAIEAAVKLSARYITDRFLPDKAIDLMDEAGARARIAAMTRPPQVKDLEAEIEKIKTQKEAAIKQQDYEGAAHFRDQEKQAKEKLEAILTVWRANREEKRVKVDEDDILQVVSRWTGIPLRRMEEGEAQRLLHMEEEMSKVVIGQREAVAAVCKALRRSRASLKDPKRPIGTFALLGPTGVGKTLLAKTLAESMFGDAKALIQLDMSEYMEKFTVSRLVGSPPGYVGYEEGGQLTEQVRRRPYSVVLFDEIEKAHPDVMNMLLQILEEGKLTDSVGRVVNFRNTIVLLTSNVGAETIRKNSTLGFSPISDETSYEKMREKIMDEAKRLFRPEFLNRLDDIIVFRSLTKPDLIAILDLEINKVCERLKHRNFVLRLDEKAKDFLVEKGYDPQYGARPMRRAVERYLEDPLAEEILKGSFHDGEPIQVTVQDDKLHFSQTAPAAGNPGALA; from the coding sequence ATGGCAGATGAATCAATGAGCAATTTTACGCCGCGCGCCCAGCAAGTGCTGGCGCTCGCGCGCAAAGAAGCCGACCGGTTCAACCACAATTTTGTGGGGACCGAGCACCTGTTGCTTGGCCTCATCAAACTGGGGCAGGGCGTGGCGGTGAACGTGCTGCAGCGCATGGGGCTGGACCTGGAGACCCTGCGCATGGAGGTGGAAAAACTGGTCGGCACCGGCCCGGACCAGAAGGTGGTGGGCAACATCCCCTACACGCCGCGGGTCAAGAAAGTGCTGGCGCTCGCCAGCAAGGAGGCCAAGGCCCTGAATCACACCTACGTGGGCACCGAGCATATCTTGCTGGGGTTGCTGCGCGAAGGGGACGGGGTGGCGGCGCGCGTCCTTAAAAATCTGGACGTGGACCTGGAGCAAACCCGCCAGGAAATTCTCAAAGAGTTGAATCCGGATTTCCAGGGGCAGGAGGAATCCATGCCGGGCGAAGCTCAGGAAAAAGGCCCCGGCCCTGCCGCGCCCGGTCCCGGAGAGAAAAAAGGCGAAGTCAAGACCCCTGCCCTGAAGGCGTTTGGCCGCGATTTGACGGAAATTGCGCGGCGGGGGGAATTGGACCCCGTGATTGGCCGCAAGGCGGAGATTGAGCGAGTCACGCAAATCCTCTGCCGCCGCACCAAAAACAACCCGGTGTTGCTTGGCGAAGCCGGGGTGGGCAAGACCGCCATCGTGGAAGGTTTGGCGCAGGAAATTGCGCGGGGCAACGTGCCTGAATTGCTGCGCGACAAACGGGTCATTACCCTGGACCTCGCCCTCATGGTGGCGGGCACCAAATACCGCGGGCAGTTTGAGGAGCGTATCAAGGCGGTGATGGATGAAATCCGCCGCTCCAAGAATGTTATTTTGTTCATTGATGAGCTGCACACCATCGTGGGGGCCGGCTCCGCGGAGGGTACGATGGATGCCTCCAACATCATCAAGCCGGCCCTGAGCCGCGGCGAGATGCAGTGCATCGGCGCCACCACGCTCAACGAGTACCGGAAATACATCGAGAAGGACGCCGCCCTGGAGCGCCGTTTTCAAAGTGTCAAAGTGGAGGAACCGTCCATCGAGGATGCCATTCAAATCCTCAAGGGCCTGCGCCCGAAATATGAGGAGCATCACAAGGCGGAAATCACCGATGCCGCCATTGAGGCAGCGGTGAAACTTTCGGCCCGCTATATCACGGACCGGTTCCTGCCAGACAAGGCCATTGACCTGATGGACGAGGCCGGGGCGCGGGCGCGCATAGCCGCCATGACCCGGCCGCCGCAGGTCAAGGATCTCGAAGCCGAGATTGAAAAAATCAAGACGCAAAAAGAGGCCGCCATCAAACAACAGGATTACGAGGGCGCCGCACACTTCCGCGACCAGGAAAAACAGGCCAAGGAAAAGCTCGAGGCCATCCTCACCGTCTGGCGGGCCAACCGCGAGGAAAAACGGGTCAAAGTGGACGAAGACGACATCCTGCAGGTGGTCAGCCGCTGGACCGGCATCCCCCTCCGCCGCATGGAGGAGGGAGAAGCCCAACGGCTGTTGCACATGGAGGAGGAAATGTCCAAGGTGGTCATTGGGCAGCGGGAAGCCGTGGCGGCCGTGTGCAAGGCGTTGCGCCGCTCGCGGGCTTCGCTCAAGGACCCCAAACGGCCCATCGGGACCTTTGCCCTGCTGGGGCCCACCGGCGTGGGCAAGACCCTGCTGGCCAAAACGCTGGCCGAATCCATGTTTGGCGACGCCAAGGCGCTGATTCAGCTCGACATGAGCGAGTACATGGAAAAGTTCACCGTGTCGCGCCTGGTCGGCTCGCCGCCGGGGTATGTCGGCTATGAGGAGGGCGGCCAGCTCACCGAGCAGGTCCGCCGCCGGCCGTATTCAGTGGTGTTGTTTGATGAGATTGAAAAGGCCCATCCCGATGTGATGAACATGCTCCTCCAAATCCTGGAGGAGGGCAAGCTCACCGACAGCGTCGGGCGGGTGGTCAACTTCCGCAACACCATCGTGTTGCTCACCTCGAATGTCGGGGCCGAAACCATCCGCAAGAATTCCACGCTGGGGTTTTCGCCCATCAGCGACGAAACCAGTTACGAGAAAATGCGGGAAAAAATCATGGACGAGGCCAAGCGCCTCTTCCGCCCGGAATTTCTCAATCGTCTGGATGACATTATTGTCTTCCGTTCGCTGACCAAGCCGGACCTGATTGCCATTTTGGACTTGGAAATCAACAAGGTCTGCGAGCGCCTGAAACACCGCAATTTTGTGCTGCGCCTGGACGAGAAAGCCAAGGACTTCCTGGTCGAGAAGGGATATGACCCCCAATACGGCGCCCGTCCCATGCGCCGCGCCGTGGAGCGTTACCTGGAAGACCCGCTGGCCGAGGAAATCCTGAAAGGCTCTTTCCACGATGGGGAGCCGATTCAGGTAACCGTGCAGGATGATAAGCTGCACTTCTCGCAAACCGCGCCCGCCGCCGGCAATCCCGGCGCCCTGGCGTGA
- a CDS encoding 2-phosphosulfolactate phosphatase, with the protein MMEYLDATFSPADFSALRERNLSDTACVVFDVLRATSSMLTALAHGAAAVVPVEDIPQAMAWRQAHPEVLLAGERDGLRIHAGLTGGVEFDLGNSPREYTPECVAGRVIVTTTTNGTRALRACAGAPLILVGAFLNLQAVARELRRQNYPRVLLVCGGTFEEMALEDVLAAGGLAELLLQEAPKATLSDAVQIALQLYRQHHQDLAAAMRLARNGRKLLAHPELCGDVAACLQVNQLDLVAAMDADGMVRRLV; encoded by the coding sequence ATGATGGAATATTTGGATGCCACCTTCAGTCCGGCCGATTTCTCCGCCTTGCGGGAACGGAACCTTTCCGACACGGCCTGCGTGGTGTTTGACGTGTTGCGGGCCACTTCGAGCATGCTGACGGCGCTGGCCCATGGTGCGGCGGCTGTGGTGCCGGTGGAGGATATTCCCCAGGCAATGGCCTGGCGGCAGGCGCATCCGGAGGTCTTGCTTGCCGGGGAGCGTGACGGCCTGCGCATTCATGCCGGACTGACGGGCGGCGTGGAGTTTGATTTGGGCAATTCACCGCGGGAATACACACCCGAGTGCGTGGCGGGGCGCGTCATTGTCACCACCACCACCAATGGCACCCGCGCCTTGCGGGCCTGTGCCGGGGCTCCCTTGATTTTGGTGGGCGCGTTTCTCAATCTGCAGGCCGTGGCCCGGGAATTGCGCCGCCAGAATTATCCCCGCGTGCTGCTGGTGTGCGGGGGAACGTTTGAGGAAATGGCGCTGGAAGATGTCCTGGCCGCCGGTGGGTTGGCGGAACTCCTGCTCCAGGAGGCCCCCAAAGCCACACTAAGCGATGCCGTGCAAATTGCCTTGCAGCTCTACCGGCAACATCACCAGGACCTGGCGGCGGCCATGCGCCTGGCGCGCAATGGACGCAAGTTGCTTGCCCATCCGGAATTATGCGGGGACGTGGCGGCATGTCTGCAGGTCAATCAACTGGATTTGGTGGCCGCGATGGACGCCGATGGCATGGTGCGCCGGCTGGTGTAG
- the murB gene encoding UDP-N-acetylmuramate dehydrogenase: MALNIRENEPLSRHTTLRVGGPARYWVEVAGEAELREAAAWAADASLPLFVLGGGSNVLASDHGFPGVVVHMASRGATFADVGGAYVRVIAEAGEEWDALVAEAVERNLAGWETMALIPGTLGGAVAGNIGAYGAEIKDTLEWVEAMNRRDGKLARFSLADCQMQYRHSFFKTPAGREWAVVRASFLLQRGAPPRLDYPELRARLTSPKPTLAEVRQTVIHIRQAKLPDWQKVGTAGSFFKNLRLDPEDFQQLRRRYPELPGYAEADGRIKVPLGYILDKICGLRGWGWGKVRFHERQALVLINEGGTAADIAQLAHEAARRVREATGLAIEWEVEPLGDWERPPA, encoded by the coding sequence ATGGCGTTGAACATCCGGGAAAACGAGCCGCTCAGCCGCCACACCACTTTGCGGGTGGGCGGTCCGGCGCGTTATTGGGTGGAGGTGGCCGGGGAGGCGGAGTTGCGCGAAGCGGCCGCCTGGGCGGCCGACGCCAGCCTTCCCCTGTTCGTGCTGGGGGGCGGCAGCAATGTTCTGGCCAGTGACCATGGTTTTCCCGGCGTCGTTGTGCACATGGCCAGCCGGGGAGCAACTTTTGCCGATGTTGGCGGCGCGTATGTCCGCGTCATCGCCGAAGCCGGGGAGGAATGGGATGCGCTGGTGGCGGAAGCGGTGGAGCGCAACCTGGCGGGGTGGGAAACCATGGCCTTAATTCCCGGCACCTTGGGCGGGGCGGTGGCAGGCAACATCGGCGCTTATGGCGCGGAAATAAAAGACACCCTGGAATGGGTGGAGGCCATGAACCGCAGGGACGGCAAGCTGGCCCGATTTTCCCTGGCCGACTGCCAGATGCAGTATCGCCACAGCTTTTTCAAAACCCCGGCTGGTCGTGAGTGGGCGGTGGTGCGGGCCAGTTTTCTCCTCCAACGCGGCGCTCCGCCCCGGCTGGATTACCCCGAATTGCGCGCGCGCCTGACCAGCCCCAAGCCCACGCTGGCGGAGGTGCGCCAAACCGTCATCCACATCCGCCAGGCCAAGCTGCCTGATTGGCAGAAGGTGGGAACCGCCGGTTCTTTCTTCAAAAATCTGCGGCTGGACCCTGAGGATTTTCAACAACTGCGCCGCCGGTATCCCGAGTTGCCCGGCTACGCAGAGGCCGATGGCCGCATCAAGGTGCCACTGGGTTATATCCTGGACAAAATCTGCGGCCTGCGCGGCTGGGGGTGGGGCAAGGTGCGTTTCCATGAGCGGCAGGCCCTGGTCTTAATTAATGAAGGCGGGACCGCCGCGGACATCGCGCAGCTCGCACACGAAGCCGCCCGGCGGGTGCGCGAGGCAACCGGGCTGGCCATTGAATGGGAAGTTGAGCCCCTGGGCGATTGGGAGCGGCCACCGGCCTGA